From Xylanibacter oryzae DSM 17970, a single genomic window includes:
- a CDS encoding nitroreductase family protein, with product MKSINERRSIRKYSNKEVSEDLLNRLLTEAERTQSMGNLQLYSVVVTRSEEGKSALAPAHFNQPMVKGAPVVITICADFHRTSVWCESRKAVPGYNNFLSFMNAATDALLYTQTFCNLADEEGLGYCFLGTTIYCPQMIIDALHLPKLVMPVATITLGWPDENPPLSDKLPLASVIHHETYKEYTGDDIDRYYYEKENMKENLEFLKINNKETLAQIFTDIRYTKKDNETMSAGFMEALKNQGFI from the coding sequence ATGAAATCGATAAATGAAAGAAGAAGTATACGCAAATACTCAAATAAAGAGGTAAGTGAAGATTTGCTAAACAGACTTCTTACTGAAGCAGAAAGAACTCAGTCAATGGGTAATCTACAACTATATAGCGTTGTTGTAACCAGATCTGAAGAGGGCAAGTCTGCTCTTGCTCCTGCGCATTTTAACCAGCCAATGGTTAAAGGTGCTCCTGTCGTAATAACTATATGTGCCGATTTCCACCGAACATCTGTTTGGTGCGAAAGTCGTAAAGCAGTACCAGGTTATAACAACTTCCTTTCGTTTATGAATGCGGCAACTGATGCCCTACTCTATACTCAGACGTTTTGTAATCTAGCTGACGAGGAAGGATTGGGGTATTGTTTCTTAGGAACAACCATATATTGCCCGCAGATGATAATTGACGCATTACATCTACCAAAACTTGTAATGCCTGTAGCCACTATAACCTTGGGATGGCCTGACGAGAATCCTCCACTATCAGACAAGTTACCACTTGCATCTGTAATACATCATGAAACTTACAAGGAATATACCGGTGATGATATTGACCGTTACTACTATGAAAAAGAGAATATGAAAGAGAATCTTGAGTTCCTTAAAATTAATAACAAGGAAACTCTTGCACAGATATTTACGGATATTAGATATACGAAAAAAGATAATGAAACTATGTCTGCCGGTTTTATGGAGGCGTTGAAGAATCAAGGTTTCATCTAG